The Micropterus dolomieu isolate WLL.071019.BEF.003 ecotype Adirondacks linkage group LG11, ASM2129224v1, whole genome shotgun sequence genomic interval AGGGGCTCGAGTGATTATGGCATGTCGAGATGTGGATAAAGGAGAGGAGGCCGCTGCCAGTATACGAGCTGCATATCCCAAAGCGCAAGTGGAGGTTCGAGAGCTCGACCTGGCTGACACCTGCTCTATACGAGCCTTTGCACAGAAATTCCTGAGAGGTAAGCACAGGGTAGCTGTTTGATACTTACATCTACCGACAGAGCCCTGCCTTGTTGTTATTTAACAGCTGccgtgtttttttttgtgatgttcTCTTCTTCAGAAGTCAACCACGTTCATATCCTTATCAACAATGCTGGGGTGATGATGTGCCCCTACACAAAAACAATTGACGGCTTTGAGATGCATATTGGAGTCAATCATTTGGGTAAGAATGAGGAGAAATTTACTTGAATCAATAAAGAAATCAAACCTTAAACAGGACTGAAAACCTGACGGATCAACTGACTGATTCATTTTTTGGATCATTTTGTGCAAAATTATTAATCAGCCTAATCAAGCACAAATGACTGAAGTTACAGCTACTAATACtgacatttaatttactttatattaGAGCCCGGCTGATAAATCGGTATGCCGATATTATAGGCTGACATGAGCTAATTACAGATAAATCCGTatctgtgtttataacagccaataaatgacaattataaaataaatggtgAGACGGGAAGACagatgttatgagtgttgttattgtttagtttgtccaccagaggacACTCTACAAGTCCTTTGCTGGCAACACAAATTAGGAACAAATCCAcctcaaaacacagcaatcagctgacataatcagctgtacttttgttaAAAGAACTctttataacaaaaaaaatgtttatttttttaattgcattatgtcatgttatattGGTGATGTCTCTTAACCACACATAAATGTTGGgaataatgtttgtttatgttatatatttacatttagtcatttggcagacgcttttatccaaagcgacttacatttgaggaacaacatacaagtgTCAACAGAggatcaaatacagatctacaactgacaatacatactagtaagagcatcAGTAAATACTAGAGCTCATAGttcatatcgcatcaatggggtaaataccttgGGAAGGAAGTGAGAGttaaaaaaagtgcaatcaatacaagatcattgtaggggatagaagaagaagatcacaggacgtgcatgttataggttaggagttagaggtgttataagaggaagtgttcttggaagagatgagttttcaagagcttcttgaagttagagagggacgcccatAGAGCCTTAGAGAGCTTTAGTTGAAGGTGGTaggccttcatccatgcagttatgtccgagagacagtccgtgatccgcacCGAGACGGTGGGGtcgtctggcgggaaggataggtagagttgcgtatcatctgtgtagcagtggtaagagaagccgtgagtgcgaatgatcggccccattGAGGTGGTGTAGATTGAgcagagaaggggccctagcactgagccttggggaacccctgtggagaggcagtgggaggaggataattgtccttgccacaaaacattgcaGGAACGCCCCGAgtggtaggattcgaaccacaggagtgctttacttgagatgcccattgctgagagtgcATATAggaggatcctgtggttgactgtgtcaaaggcagctgataggtcaagcaggataagaagctttagctgaccttaagGCCTAGAccttatgtgtttctgaaaagaagaagaagaagaaaaaaaaaaagatattggCCAATATCAAAATCGGattcttaaaaatcccatatctgTCGGGCTCTACTCTACATGCTAGAACATACTGAGTTGTAAAAATAATATTCATTTAGCCTGTAGTTGTGGATACACATTTCATAAGCATAATTTGAGgtttcaatttcagttttacatctttttttaGTGGCAAGTATAATGTGGTTTATTATGACATTTTCTGATAACATTAAGACATGAAGCCACTGCTgttaacaaatttaaaaatatataattttgttgTAGCCTGTTTTCACCATTATCTGTCTAAAGCTACATGATGTAACCAATGATCCCCTTTATatggaaaatatgaaaatgaaattttaTCTATAAAATGCGAGGTAGGTTTACACTGCGTTAATTCTTGTTTGACAGGATCTCTTGCAGACTTAGAAAATACAGCACTGACCgtatgtgtttttcatttttaataggGCACTTCCTTTTGACATACCTCCTGATCGGGCAGCTGAAGCGCAGCGCGCCGGCCCGGATCGTGGTGGTCTCTTCTCTGGCACATAACTTCGGCTGGATCCGTTTCCATGACCTTCACAGCCAGGGAAGCTACAACAGCGGATTAGCATACTGCCAGAGCAAACTGGCAAATGTCCTCTTTGCCAGAGAGTTGGCGCGTAGACTCCAAGGTACACAATCACACTAAGGGAATCTGAAGGGATCTGCTTTAAAATGTGACACCCATTATCATTTgctcattgtttaaaaaaaaacataaaaacaaagatgatGCATCCTCTAACTGCAGCATTTTTAAGTAGACACGAGaactaataaaatgtttattacaaTGTTTTCACAGAATAATGAGATTCTTTTGTAATGAGATTGGAATAAATTCTCTTGAAGAAAAGTAAGAGCACAGAGGGACATTTACCTTGAGCTCCATTTGAAGCAATTTATAAAGAGCAACAGTTTTCCTATAATCAGCCTGATACTGCAGattagaaagaagaaaaaatgttgcCCGTAGTGATGTAGGTCTGCTGTCCTCACAGGTACCAATGTGACTGTGAACTCAGTCCACCCGGGGACGGTGAACTCTGACCTGACCAGACACTCGACTCTCATGACGATATTTTTCACCGTCTTCTCCATGTTCCTAAAAACCCCACGG includes:
- the rdh12 gene encoding retinol dehydrogenase 12; the encoded protein is MMLLLLIVAGLGVVTLLVILFAPHIRKYAAGGVCKSAADLNGKTVLITGANTGIGKETALDLAMRGARVIMACRDVDKGEEAAASIRAAYPKAQVEVRELDLADTCSIRAFAQKFLREVNHVHILINNAGVMMCPYTKTIDGFEMHIGVNHLGHFLLTYLLIGQLKRSAPARIVVVSSLAHNFGWIRFHDLHSQGSYNSGLAYCQSKLANVLFARELARRLQGTNVTVNSVHPGTVNSDLTRHSTLMTIFFTVFSMFLKTPREGAQTSIYCAVADELHSVSGKHFSDCAPAFVAPQGRSVETAKRLWDVSCELLGIEWD